From a region of the Paralichthys olivaceus isolate ysfri-2021 chromosome 4, ASM2471397v2, whole genome shotgun sequence genome:
- the arid5a gene encoding AT-rich interactive domain-containing protein 5A isoform X1: MKLSCGDTFLFRGVELKRAPRELLSQNTDKSETRGQLLGMAQEDQSEASQETEEKRTMNQASPTVIEIHDSTTECEEETRPSPVQMEEKAFVSSLHSFMKEKGSPIERIPHLGFKQINLWRIYKAVEKRGGYDLVTTQRLWKKVYDELGGSPGSTSAATCTRRHYERLVLPFERHIKGEEDKPLPPSKPRKPYKRNLDGKIKKVEVKRKRSQSDREMDSETQRSPEAACQSEAVMHPHSALWAAASKRQYPDCSQPIRAPTDLCTSVYTLLPVSTSNPWTAHIPSAAAAEVISPLEKKKRMAQASLNLPPSPQGEDKERPSVIRCSQSPARASSGHCSSSDGSPLPLSSSSSRSPSPLSVSSEDEPTGNEDKPASSSKLSQNCCSSVASNCVQDNGSVRCTQVSKDSAGQNKHISQVSSQSLTADSIKSQIKDSAWEPVHTAGGKYFTHPFQSTSASSFTKVIPKSVQLLRPAPVRPSYKVQQGRLVHQEDPQCHAKKLNHTVPWVYPTEKRDKSRTMLQKGPAAQQSLSQSTASLPVLCVLSSCDKSGRDSRHLPPFHPVFLPNRMRLPQSQLMYRHIPVGPVPSALTGSAVYPYPYPVPLLNPHTGYTLPAMNTSYPHKL, translated from the exons ATGAAACTGTCTTGTGGAGACACCTTCCTTTTTCGAGGTGTGGAGTTGAAGAGGGCACCACGTGAGTTATtgtcacaaaacacagacaagtCGGAGACTAGAGGACAACTTCTGGGGATGG CTCAAGAGGACCAGAGCGAGGCGTcacaagagacagaagagaagaggaccATGAACCAG GCTTCGCCCACTGTTATCGAGATTCATGACTCTACGACTGAATGTGAGGAAGAGACGAGGCCCAGTCCAgtgcagatggaggagaaggCTTTTGTGTCCAGTCTTCACTCTTTTATGAAGGAAAAAGGTTCACCCATAGAGAGGATCCCACATCTGGGCTTCAAACAAA TTAATCTATGGAGGATCTACAAAGCTGTTGAGAAACGTGGAGGCTATGATTTA GTGACGACACAGCGTCTTTGGAAGAAAGTGTATGACGAGCTGGGAGGAAGTCCAGGCAGCACCAGTGCAGCTACGTGCACCCGTAGGCACTATGAGAG GCTCGTGCTGCCATTTGAAAGACACATtaaaggagaggaggacaaaCCTCTGCCCCCCAGCAAACCGCGGAAACCGTACAAGAGAAACTTGGATGGAAAGATTAAAAAAGTTGAGGTTAAGAGAAAAAGGAGTCAGTCGGATAGAGAGATGGATTCTGAG ACCCAGAGGAGTCCAGAGGCCGCCTGCCAAAGTGAAGCAGTGATGCATCCTCACTCTGCTCTCTGGGCTGCTGCATCTAAAAGACAATATCCAGACtgctctcagccaatcagagccccCACGGATCTTTGCACTTCTGTCTACACCCTTCTTCCAGTGTCCACATCTAATCCCTGGACTGCTCACAtcccttctgctgctgctgcagaggtcatctctcctctggagaaaaaaaagcgCATGGCTCAGGCCAGCTTGAACTTGCCCCCGAGTCCACAGGGCGAGGACAAAGAAAGGCCCTCGGTCATCCGCTGCTCCCAGTCTCCGGCCCGGGCTTCTTCCGGCCACTGCAGCTCCTCCGATGGCTCCCCGCTGCCtctatcctcctcctcttctcgcagcccctcccctctctctgtgtcatcaGAGGATGAACCAACAGGGAATGAAGATAAGCCTGCATCAAGCTCAAAGCTGAGCCAAAACTGTTGTAGCTCTGTTGCATCCAACTGTGTTCAGGACAATGGGTCTGTGAGATGTACTCAGGTATCAAAAGACTCTGCAGGACAAAATAAGCACATCTCTCAGGTCAGCTCCCAATCACTGACCGCTGACTCAATAAAAAGCCAAATTAAAGACTCGGCCTGGGAGCCAGTCCACACAGCGGGTGGCAAATATTTCACCCATCCTTTCCAGTCAACTTCTGCCTCCAGTTTCAccaaagttattccaaaatctgTACAGCTTCTGCGGCCTGCTCCTGTGCGGCCAAGTTATAAAGTCCAGCAGGGCAGGTTGGTGCACCAGGAGGACCCTCAGTGTCATGCCAAGAAGCTGAACCACACGGTCCCATGGGTCTACCCGACAGAGAAGAGGGACAAATCCAGGACGATGCTGCAGAAAGGTCCTGCCGCTCAGCAGAGTCTGTCCCAGTCCACTGCCTCCCTGCCGGTGCTGTGCGTCCTGTCAAGCTGCGACAAGTCAGGGAGAGACTCTCGACATCTGCCTCCATTCCACCCTGTGTTTCTCCCCAACAGAATGAGACTGCCACAGTCCCAGCTGATGTACCGTCATATACCAGTGGGTCCAGTTCCCTCTGCTCTCACTGGCTCTGCTGTTTATCCATATCCTTACCCTGTTCCACTGCTAAACCCTCACACTGGGTACACCCTGCCTGCCATGAATACAAGTTATCCTCACAAGCTGTGA
- the arid5a gene encoding AT-rich interactive domain-containing protein 5A isoform X2, whose protein sequence is MEEKAFVSSLHSFMKEKGSPIERIPHLGFKQINLWRIYKAVEKRGGYDLVTTQRLWKKVYDELGGSPGSTSAATCTRRHYERLVLPFERHIKGEEDKPLPPSKPRKPYKRNLDGKIKKVEVKRKRSQSDREMDSETQRSPEAACQSEAVMHPHSALWAAASKRQYPDCSQPIRAPTDLCTSVYTLLPVSTSNPWTAHIPSAAAAEVISPLEKKKRMAQASLNLPPSPQGEDKERPSVIRCSQSPARASSGHCSSSDGSPLPLSSSSSRSPSPLSVSSEDEPTGNEDKPASSSKLSQNCCSSVASNCVQDNGSVRCTQVSKDSAGQNKHISQVSSQSLTADSIKSQIKDSAWEPVHTAGGKYFTHPFQSTSASSFTKVIPKSVQLLRPAPVRPSYKVQQGRLVHQEDPQCHAKKLNHTVPWVYPTEKRDKSRTMLQKGPAAQQSLSQSTASLPVLCVLSSCDKSGRDSRHLPPFHPVFLPNRMRLPQSQLMYRHIPVGPVPSALTGSAVYPYPYPVPLLNPHTGYTLPAMNTSYPHKL, encoded by the exons atggaggagaaggCTTTTGTGTCCAGTCTTCACTCTTTTATGAAGGAAAAAGGTTCACCCATAGAGAGGATCCCACATCTGGGCTTCAAACAAA TTAATCTATGGAGGATCTACAAAGCTGTTGAGAAACGTGGAGGCTATGATTTA GTGACGACACAGCGTCTTTGGAAGAAAGTGTATGACGAGCTGGGAGGAAGTCCAGGCAGCACCAGTGCAGCTACGTGCACCCGTAGGCACTATGAGAG GCTCGTGCTGCCATTTGAAAGACACATtaaaggagaggaggacaaaCCTCTGCCCCCCAGCAAACCGCGGAAACCGTACAAGAGAAACTTGGATGGAAAGATTAAAAAAGTTGAGGTTAAGAGAAAAAGGAGTCAGTCGGATAGAGAGATGGATTCTGAG ACCCAGAGGAGTCCAGAGGCCGCCTGCCAAAGTGAAGCAGTGATGCATCCTCACTCTGCTCTCTGGGCTGCTGCATCTAAAAGACAATATCCAGACtgctctcagccaatcagagccccCACGGATCTTTGCACTTCTGTCTACACCCTTCTTCCAGTGTCCACATCTAATCCCTGGACTGCTCACAtcccttctgctgctgctgcagaggtcatctctcctctggagaaaaaaaagcgCATGGCTCAGGCCAGCTTGAACTTGCCCCCGAGTCCACAGGGCGAGGACAAAGAAAGGCCCTCGGTCATCCGCTGCTCCCAGTCTCCGGCCCGGGCTTCTTCCGGCCACTGCAGCTCCTCCGATGGCTCCCCGCTGCCtctatcctcctcctcttctcgcagcccctcccctctctctgtgtcatcaGAGGATGAACCAACAGGGAATGAAGATAAGCCTGCATCAAGCTCAAAGCTGAGCCAAAACTGTTGTAGCTCTGTTGCATCCAACTGTGTTCAGGACAATGGGTCTGTGAGATGTACTCAGGTATCAAAAGACTCTGCAGGACAAAATAAGCACATCTCTCAGGTCAGCTCCCAATCACTGACCGCTGACTCAATAAAAAGCCAAATTAAAGACTCGGCCTGGGAGCCAGTCCACACAGCGGGTGGCAAATATTTCACCCATCCTTTCCAGTCAACTTCTGCCTCCAGTTTCAccaaagttattccaaaatctgTACAGCTTCTGCGGCCTGCTCCTGTGCGGCCAAGTTATAAAGTCCAGCAGGGCAGGTTGGTGCACCAGGAGGACCCTCAGTGTCATGCCAAGAAGCTGAACCACACGGTCCCATGGGTCTACCCGACAGAGAAGAGGGACAAATCCAGGACGATGCTGCAGAAAGGTCCTGCCGCTCAGCAGAGTCTGTCCCAGTCCACTGCCTCCCTGCCGGTGCTGTGCGTCCTGTCAAGCTGCGACAAGTCAGGGAGAGACTCTCGACATCTGCCTCCATTCCACCCTGTGTTTCTCCCCAACAGAATGAGACTGCCACAGTCCCAGCTGATGTACCGTCATATACCAGTGGGTCCAGTTCCCTCTGCTCTCACTGGCTCTGCTGTTTATCCATATCCTTACCCTGTTCCACTGCTAAACCCTCACACTGGGTACACCCTGCCTGCCATGAATACAAGTTATCCTCACAAGCTGTGA